The proteins below come from a single Fusobacterium nucleatum genomic window:
- the brnQ gene encoding branched-chain amino acid transport system II carrier protein encodes MYKTKDVLLTGFALFAMLFGAGNLIFPPMLGYETNSSWIPTMLAFTITGVGFPFLGILSVSIVGNGIKDFANRVSPMFSTIFAIISILAIGPMLAIPRTGATAYEITFLHNGMNNTIYKYIYLICYFGIVILFSLKANKVIERVGKILTPILLLLLFLIIVKGIFFSGLNIKPDIYPHAFKRGFLEGYQTMDTIASIAYAGIILKAIKNGRNLTQKQEFAFLIKAGFVAILSLALIYGGFALVGAKMHSVLVTNDKIELLVKTTSYLLGGYGNLILAICVAGACLTTAIGLVATVGEFFSSITSFKYEKIVVFTVIISFLLSILGVENIIRISVPILVFIYPVMISLIILNLFGKYIKNDYIYKGVVLFTGIIGLIESLASIGITNTYTNSVLEILPFSDYGLTWLFPGLIGYILFSLIFRKIGRIKNKL; translated from the coding sequence ATGTATAAAACAAAAGATGTATTATTAACAGGTTTTGCACTTTTTGCAATGTTATTTGGAGCAGGAAATTTAATATTTCCTCCAATGCTAGGATATGAAACTAATTCAAGTTGGATACCAACAATGTTAGCATTTACAATAACAGGAGTAGGGTTTCCTTTTTTAGGAATTTTATCTGTTTCTATTGTAGGAAATGGAATAAAAGATTTTGCTAATAGGGTTTCTCCAATGTTCTCAACAATTTTTGCTATTATTTCAATTCTAGCAATAGGTCCTATGCTTGCAATTCCAAGAACTGGGGCTACTGCTTATGAAATAACTTTCTTACATAATGGAATGAATAATACTATATATAAATATATTTATTTAATTTGTTATTTTGGAATTGTGATTTTATTTTCATTGAAAGCTAATAAAGTTATTGAAAGAGTAGGTAAAATTTTAACACCAATATTACTATTACTTTTATTTTTGATAATAGTAAAAGGAATATTTTTTAGTGGTTTAAATATAAAGCCAGACATTTATCCTCATGCCTTTAAAAGAGGTTTCTTAGAGGGCTATCAAACAATGGATACAATAGCTTCTATTGCTTATGCTGGAATTATTTTAAAAGCTATAAAAAATGGTAGAAATCTAACTCAAAAACAAGAATTTGCTTTTTTAATAAAAGCTGGTTTTGTTGCTATACTATCATTAGCTTTAATATATGGAGGCTTTGCACTTGTTGGAGCTAAAATGCATTCTGTTTTAGTTACAAATGACAAAATAGAATTGTTAGTAAAAACAACTTCCTATCTTTTAGGGGGCTATGGAAATTTAATATTAGCCATTTGTGTTGCAGGAGCTTGTCTTACAACTGCAATAGGTTTAGTTGCTACTGTAGGAGAATTTTTCAGTTCAATAACTTCTTTTAAATATGAAAAGATTGTAGTTTTTACTGTAATTATTAGTTTTTTACTATCAATTTTAGGTGTTGAAAATATAATTAGAATTTCTGTACCTATCTTAGTCTTTATATATCCTGTAATGATTTCTTTAATAATTTTGAATTTATTTGGGAAATATATAAAAAATGATTATATTTATAAAGGTGTGGTCTTATTCACTGGAATTATAGGACTAATAGAGAGCTTAGCATCAATAGGAATAACAAATACTTATACAAATTCAGTTTTAGAAATACTACCATTTTCAGATTATGGTTTAACTTGGTTATTTCCAGGATTAATAGGTTATATACTATTTTCATTGATATTTAGAAAAATAGGAAGAATTAAAAATAAACTATAA
- a CDS encoding WGR domain-containing protein: MIQALHFKNEKSDKFWFVETLDSEMMVNYGKTGTTGKYEIKEFDTSEECEKEAFKLINSKKKKGYEEFPEFDRNNRYYFDDEDCGLNPLTSHPVFRRYFLDNFYYDCGDEEAPFGSDEGNDALYELQEAIQKKKKINFFDFPRIIIEKIWEMDYLTPDLEKTDEELKLQAKLSFNGLLGEQIILQSDQVILAVTFGQAKITGRIDKNLLELALKSLNRIDKLNRLIWNWDKKEPTYYIETMKKDLQKYKEDFQK, from the coding sequence ATGATACAAGCACTTCATTTTAAAAATGAAAAATCTGATAAATTTTGGTTTGTAGAAACACTTGATTCTGAAATGATGGTTAATTACGGAAAGACTGGGACAACTGGCAAATATGAGATAAAAGAATTTGATACTAGTGAAGAGTGTGAAAAAGAAGCCTTTAAACTAATAAATTCAAAAAAGAAAAAAGGTTATGAGGAGTTTCCAGAATTTGATAGAAATAATCGTTATTATTTTGATGATGAAGATTGTGGTTTAAATCCTTTAACAAGTCATCCAGTTTTTAGAAGATATTTTTTAGATAATTTTTATTATGATTGTGGAGATGAAGAAGCTCCTTTTGGTAGTGATGAAGGAAATGATGCTTTGTACGAACTACAAGAAGCTATACAAAAGAAAAAGAAAATAAATTTTTTTGATTTTCCTAGGATAATAATAGAAAAAATTTGGGAAATGGATTATTTAACTCCTGATTTAGAAAAGACAGATGAAGAGTTAAAATTACAAGCAAAATTAAGTTTTAATGGTTTACTAGGGGAACAAATAATTTTACAAAGTGATCAAGTAATTTTAGCTGTTACTTTTGGTCAAGCAAAAATTACAGGAAGGATAGATAAAAATTTATTGGAATTAGCTTTAAAGTCTTTAAATAGAATTGATAAGTTAAATAGACTTATTTGGAATTGGGATAAAAAAGAGCCAACTTATTATATTGAAACTATGAAAAAAGATTTACAAAAATATAAAGAAGATTTTCAAAAGTAA
- a CDS encoding alpha/beta fold hydrolase encodes MKFSFQEKGTGEIIIFIHSYLWDSEMWREQIDLLSKKYHCVAIDLPSHGKENFDLKKGYSLSDLAKDIVDFIDEKNIKEFHYIGLSVGGMLAPYLYELKKDNMKSIIMMDSYSGEEGIEKHNLYFKLLDMIEEYQTIPQPMATQIANMFFAKDNCNVENRNYFNFLNRLQNFDKTNIKNIVTLGRAIFGRDNKLDVIPKITCPLYFIVGNEDEPRPPKESLEMSKLNKNSKYIVVENAGHISNLDNAKFVNKIFSEIFKL; translated from the coding sequence ATGAAATTTTCATTTCAAGAAAAAGGAACAGGAGAAATAATTATTTTTATTCATTCATATCTATGGGATAGTGAAATGTGGAGAGAACAGATAGACCTACTAAGTAAAAAATATCATTGTGTTGCTATTGATTTACCAAGTCATGGAAAAGAAAATTTTGATTTAAAAAAAGGATATTCTTTAAGTGATTTAGCAAAAGATATTGTTGATTTTATTGATGAAAAAAACATTAAAGAATTTCATTATATTGGACTTTCTGTTGGAGGAATGTTAGCACCATATTTATATGAATTAAAAAAAGATAATATGAAGTCAATAATTATGATGGATAGCTATTCAGGAGAAGAAGGGATAGAAAAACATAATTTATATTTTAAATTATTGGATATGATAGAAGAGTATCAAACTATACCTCAACCTATGGCAACTCAAATAGCAAATATGTTTTTTGCTAAAGATAATTGTAATGTTGAAAATAGAAATTATTTTAATTTTTTAAATAGATTACAAAATTTTGACAAAACTAATATAAAGAATATAGTGACTTTGGGTAGAGCTATATTTGGAAGGGATAACAAACTTGATGTTATACCAAAAATTACTTGTCCTCTATATTTTATAGTTGGAAATGAAGATGAACCAAGACCACCAAAAGAAAGTTTAGAAATGAGTAAATTAAATAAAAATTCAAAATATATTGTTGTAGAAAATGCAGGACACATTTCTAATTTAGATAATGCTAAATTTGTAAATAAAATATTTTCAGAAATTTTCAAATTATAG
- a CDS encoding M20 metallopeptidase family protein — MNILKEVKKIEQEIISWRRDLHKIPELNLTLPKTSQYVQEKLKEMGIEYKTMVNGNAIIGLIKGNSEGKTIGLRADMDALPIEEETGLEFSSTHKGCMHACGHDGHTAMLLGAAKILSENRDKFKGNIKLLFQPGEEYPGGALPMIEEGAMENPKVDAVIGLHEGVIDERVGKGKIAYKDGCMMASMDRFLIKVIGKGCHGAYPQMGVDPIIMASEIILSLQKIASREINTNEPIIVSVCRINGGFSQNIIPDMVELEGTVRATNNETRKFIANRIEEIVKGITSANRGSYEIEYDFKYPAVINDKKFNKFFLESAKKIVGEENIFELPTPVMGGEDMAYFLEKAPGTFFFLSNPKVYPDGKIYPHHNPKFDVDENYFHIGTALFVQTVLDYLK, encoded by the coding sequence ATGAATATTTTAAAAGAAGTAAAAAAGATTGAACAAGAAATTATAAGTTGGAGAAGAGATTTACACAAAATTCCTGAATTAAATCTTACACTTCCTAAGACCTCCCAATATGTACAAGAAAAATTAAAAGAAATGGGTATTGAATATAAGACAATGGTAAATGGAAATGCAATAATAGGACTTATTAAAGGAAATTCAGAGGGAAAGACAATAGGACTTCGTGCTGATATGGATGCTCTTCCTATTGAAGAAGAAACTGGACTTGAATTTTCTTCTACTCATAAAGGTTGTATGCATGCCTGTGGGCATGATGGGCATACTGCTATGCTGTTAGGTGCTGCTAAGATTTTAAGTGAAAATAGAGATAAATTTAAAGGAAATATAAAACTTCTATTTCAACCAGGTGAAGAATATCCAGGAGGAGCTTTACCCATGATAGAAGAAGGAGCTATGGAAAATCCAAAAGTAGATGCCGTTATAGGTTTACATGAAGGTGTTATAGATGAAAGAGTTGGAAAAGGAAAAATAGCTTATAAAGATGGTTGTATGATGGCATCAATGGATAGATTTTTAATAAAAGTTATTGGAAAAGGTTGCCATGGTGCTTATCCTCAAATGGGGGTAGATCCAATTATTATGGCTAGTGAAATTATTCTTTCACTACAAAAAATAGCAAGTCGTGAAATAAATACTAATGAACCTATAATAGTTTCAGTTTGTAGAATAAATGGAGGTTTTTCACAAAATATTATTCCAGATATGGTTGAATTAGAAGGAACTGTGAGAGCAACTAACAATGAAACTAGAAAATTTATAGCAAACAGAATAGAAGAAATTGTAAAAGGTATTACTTCTGCAAATAGGGGAAGCTATGAAATAGAATATGATTTTAAATATCCAGCTGTTATAAATGATAAAAAATTTAATAAATTTTTCTTAGAATCTGCAAAAAAAATTGTTGGGGAAGAAAATATTTTTGAATTACCTACTCCTGTTATGGGTGGAGAGGATATGGCATATTTTTTAGAAAAAGCACCTGGAACATTTTTCTTTTTAAGTAATCCAAAAGTTTATCCAGATGGAAAAATTTATCCACATCATAATCCTAAATTTGATGTGGATGAAAATTATTTTCATATAGGAACAGCTTTATTTGTTCAAACTGTATTAGACTATTTAAAATAA
- a CDS encoding DUF3100 domain-containing protein, producing MKNIKLHFIALCLVVISEYIGIVKFNLGKGVIALFPMLYAMVFGVLTKFLKITNEKDMEDAGSLVSVTLLLLMAKYGTTIGPSFPKLVSASPALILQEFGNIGTVLLGVPVALFLGLKRETIGATHSIAREPNVAIIADKYGLDSPEGEGVLGVYIVGTVFGTIFIGLLASFLAAYTPLHPYSLAMASGVGSASMMTASVGALSTLYPDMADTIAAFGASSNLLSGLDGVYMSIWIALPLTEYLYKKFNKEEK from the coding sequence ATGAAAAATATAAAATTACATTTTATTGCACTATGTTTGGTTGTAATTTCAGAGTATATAGGAATAGTAAAATTTAACCTTGGAAAAGGTGTTATAGCTTTATTTCCAATGTTATATGCAATGGTTTTTGGAGTTCTTACTAAATTTTTAAAAATAACAAATGAAAAAGATATGGAAGATGCTGGATCACTTGTAAGTGTTACTTTACTTTTATTAATGGCAAAGTATGGTACAACAATAGGACCTTCTTTTCCAAAATTAGTATCTGCTAGTCCAGCTTTAATATTACAAGAATTTGGAAATATAGGAACTGTACTTTTAGGAGTGCCTGTTGCATTATTTTTAGGATTAAAAAGAGAAACAATAGGTGCTACTCACTCAATAGCAAGAGAGCCAAACGTTGCTATAATTGCTGATAAATATGGGCTTGATTCACCAGAAGGAGAAGGAGTGTTAGGAGTATATATAGTAGGAACTGTTTTTGGAACTATCTTTATAGGATTACTTGCTTCATTTTTAGCAGCATATACTCCTCTTCATCCATATTCACTAGCAATGGCATCAGGAGTGGGTTCTGCTAGTATGATGACAGCTTCTGTCGGAGCTTTATCAACTCTATATCCAGATATGGCAGATACTATTGCTGCCTTTGGTGCTTCAAGTAATCTTTTATCAGGACTTGATGGAGTATATATGTCTATTTGGATAGCATTACCTTTGACAGAATATCTATATAAAAAATTCAATAAGGAGGAAAAATAA
- a CDS encoding DUF340 domain-containing protein: protein MPLTSNLLILIITGILTLVGNFIGFKVSPLEAVPGILILIIIAFIGILLSKIIPIKIPSVAYIVTLATILTIPGMPMAELISNYTAKVNFLALCTPILAYAGIYTGKNWDTLKKTGWKIFILALFVMLGTYLGSAIIAQVILKMIGQI, encoded by the coding sequence ATGCCATTAACATCTAATTTATTAATACTTATCATAACTGGGATTCTAACTTTGGTTGGAAATTTTATTGGTTTTAAAGTCAGTCCTTTGGAAGCTGTACCTGGGATATTAATTTTGATTATAATTGCTTTTATTGGAATTTTATTATCTAAGATAATACCTATAAAAATTCCAAGTGTTGCCTATATAGTTACACTTGCAACTATATTGACAATACCAGGAATGCCAATGGCAGAATTAATTTCTAATTATACAGCAAAAGTTAATTTCTTAGCATTGTGTACTCCTATACTTGCTTATGCAGGAATATATACCGGAAAAAATTGGGATACTTTGAAGAAAACAGGATGGAAAATCTTTATTCTAGCTTTATTTGTGATGTTAGGAACTTATTTAGGTTCTGCTATTATTGCACAAGTCATTTTAAAAATGATAGGGCAAATTTAA
- a CDS encoding epoxyqueuosine reductase QueH: MKVNYDLKMEEILKEVTQSGKKKRLLIHSCCGPCSSSVLEYLKDYFKIDIYYYNPNITFDYEYYARKQEQKDMLKKLNYDMSVIEGVYNPKEDFFEKIKGLENEKEGGQRCYSCYDIRIGETAKKAKEEGYDFFSTVLSISPLKNVNYINEIGEKYSKEYDIPFLFADFKKKNRYLRSVQISKELNMYRQEYCGCIFSKVEKEQRDREKALKEKQEGEVKND, from the coding sequence ATGAAAGTTAATTATGATTTAAAAATGGAAGAGATTTTAAAGGAAGTTACTCAGAGTGGAAAGAAAAAAAGATTGCTTATTCACTCTTGTTGTGGTCCTTGTAGTTCATCTGTTTTAGAGTATTTAAAAGATTATTTTAAAATAGATATTTACTACTATAATCCTAATATAACCTTTGATTACGAGTATTATGCTAGAAAACAAGAACAAAAAGATATGTTAAAAAAATTAAATTATGATATGAGTGTTATTGAAGGAGTTTATAATCCAAAGGAAGATTTTTTTGAAAAAATAAAAGGGCTTGAAAATGAGAAAGAGGGAGGACAGAGATGTTACTCTTGTTATGATATAAGAATAGGAGAAACAGCTAAAAAAGCAAAGGAAGAAGGTTATGATTTTTTTAGTACTGTTTTAAGTATAAGTCCATTGAAAAATGTGAACTATATAAATGAGATAGGAGAAAAATATTCCAAAGAATATGATATTCCATTTTTATTTGCAGATTTTAAAAAGAAAAATAGATATTTAAGGTCGGTACAAATTTCAAAAGAATTAAATATGTATAGACAGGAATATTGTGGCTGTATATTTTCAAAAGTAGAAAAAGAACAAAGAGATAGAGAAAAGGCTTTAAAAGAAAAACAGGAGGGAGAAGTAAAAAATGACTAG
- a CDS encoding AAA family ATPase has protein sequence MIIKRVQLENYRSHSNITVEFTKGVNLILGKNGRGKTSILEAISTVMFNTKDRTGKETGKSYIKFGEKSSKVDIDFIANDGREYNLKTEFFKTKPKKQTLKDMTGSEYDGDIQEKLEELCGIKKGFEETYENIVIAKQNEFINIFKAKPKDREEIFNKIFNTQIYKEMYDSFLKEAVDKYKEKVKDLDKEITFLKENMEDKEQITNFLKEEKEVEKNLQDRFKNINVVSKNLENKIKDYETTEIELNNLIKNIKEEENKIKKYLNILKENIIEAKQAKKSKIIVKETEKSYLEYLEIENRLKDLRENLDNLLEEQKLNIQYQNNIKILKLNNENLKTDIINLEENISKNSEKKENLESEISNLKIKEENLDLKLKKYIDLLNELEKLENFKNKKIEDKLKKTTEIDILKKELVSKNDLFKTISIEELEKKLSNFQELEKGLKLLEEQKIIFETEIKTLKKSSKELSDKICPFLNEKCQNLEDKEADDYFSSKISIKTEDLGNLKKNIEEKTQILIEKEIFEDKKKQYFELEKSIKDLEFSLKNEEINLKEIELDIKNLDMDIQKLIENQEFQNSQMLREKKKELEVELRNLNLDEKRENLKNLLENLEIEKEKILKNQNSIESNLKEIDEYSKKIKEDINKNIENIKSEIKTFENKLDDLKNPYNEYLKNNVLAEDLENLLIKVDKNIKELYSLRTNKNLLKEKVSDLEEKIKNIKITELKEKYDIIKEELNEINKKLGSSQEKIENYKKILEKISSQEEKQKKLLIEFKKLENKFNKASLIRNEVGQMGRAISKYMLSGISNIASVNFNKITGRTERIEWSNEEKDKYAVYLVGQERKIAFEQLSGGEQVSVAIAIRGTMTEYFTNSKFMILDEPTNNLDIERKKLLAEYMGEILNNLEQSIIVTHDDTFREMAEKIIEL, from the coding sequence ATGATAATTAAAAGAGTGCAACTTGAAAATTATCGTTCTCATTCTAATATAACTGTCGAATTTACCAAAGGAGTAAACCTTATTTTAGGTAAGAATGGGAGAGGTAAAACTTCTATACTTGAAGCTATTAGTACAGTTATGTTTAATACTAAGGATAGAACTGGTAAGGAAACAGGGAAAAGCTATATTAAATTTGGTGAAAAATCTTCAAAGGTAGATATAGATTTTATAGCCAATGATGGTAGAGAATATAATTTAAAAACTGAATTTTTTAAAACAAAACCTAAAAAACAAACTTTAAAAGATATGACAGGTTCTGAATATGATGGAGATATCCAAGAAAAATTAGAAGAACTTTGTGGTATAAAAAAAGGTTTTGAAGAAACTTATGAAAATATAGTTATTGCTAAGCAAAATGAGTTTATAAATATCTTTAAAGCTAAGCCAAAGGATAGAGAAGAAATATTTAATAAGATTTTTAATACTCAAATATATAAAGAAATGTATGATAGCTTTTTAAAGGAAGCTGTTGATAAATATAAAGAAAAAGTAAAAGATTTAGACAAAGAAATAACTTTTTTAAAAGAAAATATGGAAGATAAAGAACAGATTACAAATTTTCTTAAAGAGGAAAAAGAGGTAGAAAAAAATTTACAAGATAGATTTAAAAATATTAATGTTGTATCTAAAAATTTAGAAAATAAAATAAAAGACTATGAAACAACAGAAATAGAATTAAATAATTTAATTAAAAATATTAAAGAGGAAGAAAATAAAATAAAGAAATATTTAAACATTTTAAAAGAAAATATTATTGAAGCAAAACAAGCTAAAAAATCAAAAATAATTGTTAAAGAAACTGAAAAATCTTATCTTGAATACTTGGAAATTGAAAATAGATTAAAAGATTTAAGAGAAAATCTTGATAATTTATTGGAAGAGCAAAAATTAAATATCCAATATCAAAATAATATAAAGATATTAAAATTAAATAATGAGAATTTAAAAACTGATATTATTAACTTAGAAGAAAATATTTCTAAAAATTCTGAGAAAAAAGAAAATTTAGAAAGTGAAATCTCTAATCTTAAAATTAAAGAAGAAAACTTGGATTTAAAATTAAAAAAATATATAGATTTACTTAATGAATTAGAAAAATTAGAAAATTTTAAAAATAAAAAAATAGAAGATAAATTAAAGAAAACGACAGAAATTGACATTCTAAAAAAAGAATTAGTTTCTAAAAATGACTTATTTAAAACAATTAGTATTGAAGAACTTGAAAAAAAACTATCTAATTTTCAAGAACTTGAAAAAGGATTAAAACTTTTAGAAGAACAAAAAATTATTTTTGAAACTGAAATAAAAACCTTGAAAAAATCAAGTAAAGAACTGTCAGATAAGATTTGTCCATTTTTAAATGAAAAATGCCAAAACTTAGAAGATAAAGAAGCAGATGACTATTTCTCTTCTAAAATTTCTATAAAAACAGAAGATTTGGGAAATTTGAAAAAAAATATAGAAGAAAAAACTCAAATTCTAATTGAAAAAGAAATTTTTGAAGATAAGAAGAAGCAATATTTTGAACTTGAAAAATCTATAAAAGATTTAGAATTTTCTTTAAAAAATGAAGAGATTAACTTAAAAGAAATTGAATTAGATATTAAAAACTTGGATATGGATATTCAAAAGCTTATTGAAAATCAAGAATTTCAAAATAGTCAAATGCTAAGAGAAAAGAAAAAGGAATTGGAAGTTGAGCTTAGAAATTTAAACTTAGATGAAAAAAGAGAAAATTTAAAAAATCTTCTTGAAAATTTAGAGATAGAAAAGGAAAAGATTTTAAAAAATCAAAACTCAATAGAAAGCAATTTAAAGGAAATTGATGAGTATTCAAAAAAAATTAAAGAGGATATAAATAAAAATATTGAGAATATAAAATCAGAAATAAAAACTTTTGAAAATAAACTTGATGATTTAAAAAATCCTTATAATGAATATCTAAAAAATAATGTCTTGGCAGAAGATTTAGAAAATTTACTTATAAAAGTAGATAAGAATATTAAAGAGCTATATTCTTTAAGAACTAATAAGAATTTATTAAAAGAAAAAGTATCTGATTTAGAAGAAAAAATAAAAAATATAAAAATAACTGAACTTAAAGAAAAATATGATATTATTAAAGAAGAATTAAATGAAATCAATAAAAAATTAGGTTCATCACAAGAAAAAATTGAAAACTATAAGAAAATATTAGAAAAAATATCTTCACAAGAAGAGAAACAAAAAAAATTACTTATTGAATTTAAGAAATTAGAAAATAAATTTAATAAGGCAAGTTTAATAAGAAATGAAGTAGGACAAATGGGTAGAGCCATTTCTAAGTATATGCTTAGTGGCATTAGCAATATTGCAAGTGTTAATTTTAACAAGATTACAGGTAGAACTGAAAGAATTGAATGGAGTAATGAAGAGAAAGATAAGTATGCTGTATATTTAGTAGGGCAAGAAAGAAAAATTGCCTTTGAGCAACTATCAGGAGGAGAACAAGTTTCTGTTGCAATAGCAATAAGAGGAACTATGACTGAATATTTCACTAATTCTAAATTTATGATTTTAGATGAACCTACAAATAATCTTGACATTGAAAGAAAAAAATTACTTGCAGAGTATATGGGAGAAATTTTAAATAACTTAGAGCAAAGTATAATAGTTACTCACGATGATACATTTAGAGAAATGGCTGAAAAAATAATAGAATTGTAG
- a CDS encoding metallophosphoesterase family protein → MKIVHCSDLHLGKRFSGNKDYVKKRYMDFFNAFATFIDKVEEIKPDVCLIAGDIFDKKEINPDILFKTEYLLKKLKDNVKKDIIAIEGNHDNSRILEESWLEYLQEQNILKVFYYNKDFEEKNHLKIDDINFYPVGYPGFMIDEALTKLSEKLNPQEKNIVIVHTGISGSTNTLPGLVSTSILDLFKDKAIYIAGGHIHSFTTYPKEKPYFFVSGSLEFSNVQNEKSDKKGFVLFDTDTLNYEFIELEHRKRIKKDFSYTNFSNLEIEFENFVKELNLTGEEILVISVSLSNNDYINTESLENIAEKNGALKTHILIKNILNIGASEENNSDLSIDELEKNLINTWNISEIEKFSKSFSRLKELFSNDDRDSFLELFDKTLEVNEDDN, encoded by the coding sequence ATGAAAATAGTACATTGTTCAGATTTACATTTAGGTAAAAGGTTTAGTGGAAATAAAGACTATGTCAAAAAAAGATATATGGATTTTTTTAATGCTTTTGCAACTTTTATTGATAAGGTAGAGGAAATAAAACCTGATGTATGTTTGATTGCAGGAGATATTTTTGATAAAAAAGAGATTAATCCTGATATACTTTTTAAAACTGAATATCTACTTAAAAAACTAAAAGATAATGTCAAAAAAGATATAATAGCTATTGAGGGAAATCACGATAATTCTAGAATTTTAGAAGAGTCTTGGCTTGAATATCTACAAGAACAAAATATTTTAAAAGTTTTTTACTATAATAAAGATTTTGAGGAAAAAAATCATCTAAAAATAGATGATATAAATTTTTATCCAGTAGGCTATCCTGGTTTTATGATAGATGAAGCCTTGACTAAACTTTCTGAAAAACTAAATCCCCAAGAAAAGAATATAGTTATAGTTCATACTGGAATTTCTGGAAGTACAAATACTTTACCTGGGCTGGTTTCAACTTCTATATTAGATTTATTTAAAGATAAGGCTATATATATTGCAGGTGGGCATATACATTCATTTACAACTTATCCAAAGGAAAAACCTTACTTTTTTGTTTCAGGTTCTTTGGAGTTTTCTAATGTTCAAAATGAAAAATCTGATAAAAAAGGCTTTGTCTTATTTGATACTGATACTCTAAACTATGAATTTATAGAGTTAGAGCATAGAAAAAGAATAAAAAAAGATTTTTCATATACTAATTTTTCAAATTTAGAAATTGAGTTTGAAAATTTTGTTAAAGAATTAAATTTAACAGGTGAAGAAATCTTAGTTATTTCTGTATCTCTAAGCAACAATGACTATATAAACACTGAAAGCTTAGAAAATATTGCTGAAAAGAATGGGGCTTTAAAAACACATATTCTAATTAAAAATATTTTAAATATAGGAGCTAGTGAAGAAAATAACTCTGATTTAAGCATAGATGAATTAGAAAAAAACTTAATAAATACTTGGAATATCTCTGAAATAGAAAAATTTTCTAAAAGTTTTAGCAGACTTAAAGAATTATTTTCAAATGATGATAGAGATAGTTTTTTAGAATTGTTTGATAAAACTTTGGAGGTGAATGAAGATGATAATTAA